The proteins below are encoded in one region of Paraburkholderia aromaticivorans:
- the gltA gene encoding citrate synthase: MTPSDVKATLSFSDNSPSVEMPIYKGTLGPDVIDIRKLYGQTGKFTYDPGFMSTAACNSAITYIDGDKGELLYRGYPIDNLAQSADFLETCYLLLKGELPNAEQNAEFVKTVTNHTMVHEQMHFFFRGFRRDAHPMAILVAAVGALSAFYHDSLDINNPRHREVSAIRMIAKLPTLVAMAYKYSIGQPFAYPKNDLSYSANFMHMMFSNPCEEYKVNDVLVRALDRILILHADHEQNASTSTVRLAGSSGANPFACIAAGIACLWGPAHGGANEAALNMLEEIGSVDNIPEFIKQVKDKNSGVKLMGFGHRVYKNYDPRAKLMRETCHEVLEELGLHDDPLFKLAMALEKIALEDEYFVSRKLYPNVDFYSGIVQRALGIPTSMFTCIFAMARTVGWIAQWNEMIADPEQKIGRPRQLFIGDTQREAKPIAQR; the protein is encoded by the coding sequence ATGACCCCGTCAGATGTTAAAGCCACGCTATCGTTCAGCGACAATTCGCCGAGCGTTGAAATGCCGATTTACAAGGGCACTCTCGGCCCGGACGTGATCGACATCCGCAAACTGTACGGCCAGACCGGCAAGTTCACGTACGACCCGGGCTTCATGTCGACGGCGGCTTGCAATTCGGCGATCACCTACATCGACGGCGACAAGGGCGAACTGCTGTATCGCGGCTACCCGATCGACAACCTCGCGCAAAGCGCCGACTTCCTCGAAACCTGCTATCTGCTGCTGAAAGGCGAACTGCCGAACGCAGAGCAGAACGCAGAGTTCGTGAAGACGGTCACGAACCACACGATGGTGCATGAGCAAATGCACTTCTTCTTCCGTGGTTTCCGTCGCGACGCGCACCCGATGGCGATTCTGGTCGCCGCAGTCGGCGCGCTGTCGGCGTTCTATCACGACTCGCTCGACATCAACAATCCGCGTCACCGTGAAGTGTCGGCTATTCGCATGATCGCGAAGCTGCCGACGCTGGTCGCCATGGCGTACAAGTACAGCATCGGCCAGCCGTTTGCGTACCCGAAGAACGACCTGTCGTACAGCGCGAACTTCATGCACATGATGTTCTCGAACCCGTGCGAAGAGTACAAGGTCAACGACGTGCTGGTGCGCGCACTGGACCGCATCCTGATCCTGCATGCGGACCACGAGCAGAATGCATCGACGTCGACCGTGCGTCTTGCCGGTTCGTCGGGCGCTAATCCGTTCGCGTGTATCGCGGCCGGTATCGCGTGTCTGTGGGGCCCGGCGCACGGTGGTGCGAACGAAGCCGCACTGAACATGCTGGAAGAAATCGGCTCGGTCGACAACATTCCTGAGTTCATCAAGCAGGTGAAGGACAAGAACTCCGGCGTGAAGCTGATGGGCTTCGGTCACCGCGTCTACAAGAATTACGACCCACGTGCGAAGCTGATGCGCGAAACGTGCCACGAAGTGCTGGAAGAGCTGGGCCTGCACGACGACCCGCTGTTCAAGCTGGCCATGGCACTGGAAAAGATCGCGCTGGAAGACGAATACTTCGTGTCGCGCAAGCTGTACCCGAACGTCGACTTCTACTCGGGCATCGTGCAGCGCGCGCTGGGCATCCCGACCTCGATGTTCACGTGTATCTTCGCGATGGCACGTACGGTCGGCTGGATCGCGCAGTGGAACGAAATGATCGCCGATCCGGAGCAGAAGATTGGCCGTCCGCGTCAGCTGTTCATCGGCGACACGCAACGTGAAGCCAAGCCGATCGCGCAACGTTGA
- the leuC gene encoding 3-isopropylmalate dehydratase large subunit, translating to MAQTLYDKLWNTHVVHSEEDGTTILYIDRHLLHEVTSPQAFEGLKLAKRPVWRISANLAVSDHNVPTTDRSHGIADPISKLQVDTLDTNCDAFGITQFKMNDLRQGIVHIIGPEQGATLPGMTIVCGDSHTSTHGAFGALAHGIGTSEVEHVLATQTLLQKKSKNMLVKVEGALPRGCTAKDIVLAIIGKIGTAGGTGYAIEFGGSTIRALSMEGRMTVCNMAIEAGARAGMVAVDDTTVDYLKGRPFSPEGVEWDHAVEYWKQFKSDEGAQFDRVVELNAAEIVPQVTWGTSPEMVTAVDGRVPDPDREKDPVKRDAMERALKYMALEPNAPIESIKPDKIFIGSCTNARIEDIRAAAYVVKKLGRRVAPNIRLAMVVPGSGLVKAQAEREGLDKVFTDAGFEWREPGCSMCLAMNADRLDPGERCASTSNRNFEGRQGAGGRTHLVSPAMAAAAAIEGHFVDIRKLG from the coding sequence ATGGCACAGACTCTCTACGACAAATTGTGGAACACACACGTGGTCCACTCGGAAGAAGACGGCACGACGATTCTCTATATCGACCGTCACCTGCTGCACGAAGTCACCAGCCCTCAGGCGTTTGAAGGCCTGAAGCTGGCTAAGCGTCCGGTGTGGCGCATCAGCGCGAACCTGGCGGTCTCGGATCACAACGTGCCGACCACGGATCGTAGCCACGGCATTGCCGATCCGATTTCCAAGCTCCAAGTCGACACGCTCGACACGAACTGCGACGCTTTCGGCATCACGCAGTTCAAGATGAACGATCTGCGCCAGGGCATCGTGCACATCATCGGGCCGGAGCAGGGCGCTACGCTGCCGGGCATGACGATCGTCTGCGGCGACTCGCACACGTCCACGCACGGCGCGTTCGGCGCGCTGGCGCATGGCATCGGCACGTCGGAGGTCGAGCACGTGCTGGCCACGCAAACGCTCTTGCAGAAGAAGAGCAAGAACATGCTGGTGAAGGTGGAAGGCGCGCTGCCGCGCGGCTGCACCGCGAAAGACATCGTGCTTGCCATCATCGGCAAGATCGGCACGGCGGGCGGCACCGGCTACGCCATCGAGTTCGGCGGTTCGACCATTCGCGCGTTGTCCATGGAAGGCCGCATGACGGTTTGCAACATGGCGATCGAAGCAGGCGCGCGCGCCGGCATGGTCGCCGTGGACGACACGACCGTCGACTACCTGAAGGGCCGCCCGTTCTCGCCGGAAGGCGTGGAGTGGGATCACGCGGTCGAATACTGGAAGCAGTTCAAGTCGGACGAGGGCGCGCAATTCGATCGCGTGGTCGAACTGAACGCCGCCGAGATCGTGCCGCAAGTCACGTGGGGCACGTCGCCGGAAATGGTCACGGCCGTGGACGGCCGCGTGCCGGATCCGGATCGCGAGAAAGACCCGGTCAAGCGGGACGCCATGGAGCGCGCGCTGAAATACATGGCGCTCGAACCGAATGCGCCGATCGAGTCGATCAAGCCGGATAAAATCTTCATTGGGTCGTGCACCAACGCGCGCATTGAAGACATTCGCGCCGCGGCTTACGTCGTGAAGAAACTGGGCCGCCGCGTGGCACCAAACATCCGTCTGGCGATGGTGGTGCCGGGTTCGGGTCTCGTGAAGGCGCAGGCGGAACGTGAAGGCCTCGACAAGGTCTTTACCGATGCCGGTTTCGAATGGCGTGAACCGGGTTGCTCGATGTGTCTCGCCATGAACGCCGACCGGCTGGATCCGGGCGAGCGTTGCGCGTCCACATCGAATCGCAATTTCGAAGGTCGTCAGGGCGCCGGTGGCCGTACCCACCTCGTGAGCCCCGCGATGGCTGCGGCTGCGGCCATCGAAGGGCATTTCGTCGATATTCGCAAGCTTGGATAA
- a CDS encoding succinate dehydrogenase assembly factor 2, translating into MNETSHQSDPLRRARLRWRARRGLLENDLIFERFFSRYEHDLSDADVGALTRLLELSDNDLMDLLLARKEPEGDLADPDVTRVLELLRNA; encoded by the coding sequence ATGAACGAAACATCGCATCAGTCCGACCCTCTCCGCCGCGCGCGTCTTCGCTGGCGTGCGCGGCGGGGCCTGCTGGAAAACGATCTGATCTTTGAACGTTTTTTCAGCCGATATGAGCATGACCTCAGTGATGCAGATGTGGGCGCCCTCACGCGCCTGCTCGAGCTGAGCGATAACGACCTGATGGACTTGCTGCTCGCGCGCAAGGAACCGGAAGGCGACCTTGCCGACCCGGATGTGACCCGGGTGCTGGAGCTGCTGCGGAATGCCTGA
- the sdhA gene encoding succinate dehydrogenase flavoprotein subunit — MAAIKNSLPRRKFDVVIVGAGGSGMRASLQLARAGLSVCVLSKVFPTRSHTVAAQGGIGASLGNMSEDNWHYHFYDTIKGSDWLGDQDAIEFMCREAPNAVYELEHMGMPFDRNADGTIYQRPFGGHTANYGEKPVQRACAAADRTGHALLHTLYQQNVEAKTQFFVEWMALDLIRDAEGDVLGVTALEMETGDVYILEGKTTLFATGGAGRIFAASTNAFINTGDGLGMAARSGIALQDMEFWQFHPTGVAGAGVLITEGVRGEGGILRNSNGERFMERYAPTLKDLAPRDFVSRSMDQEIKEGRGVGPNKDHVLLDLSHIGAETILKRLPSIREIAMKFANVDCIKEPIPVVPTIHYQMGGIPTNINGQVVGTSTGHEEVVNGFYAVGECSCVSVHGANRLGTNSLLDLVVFGRAAGNHIVKHVREIKEHKPLPADAADFALSRLAKLDSSSSGEYAQSVANDIRGTMQAHAGVFRTSKLLAEGVERIREVADRVDSIHLKDKSKVFNTARIEALEVANLIEVARATMVSAEARKESRGAHAQNDFEHRDDENWLRHTLWFSEGDRLDYKPVHMQPLTVESVPPKARTF; from the coding sequence GTCGGTCTGCGTGCTGTCCAAGGTGTTCCCGACGCGTTCGCACACGGTCGCTGCTCAAGGCGGCATTGGCGCATCGCTTGGCAACATGAGCGAAGACAACTGGCACTACCACTTCTACGACACGATCAAGGGTTCCGACTGGCTCGGCGACCAGGACGCGATCGAGTTCATGTGCCGCGAAGCACCGAACGCCGTCTACGAACTGGAACACATGGGCATGCCGTTCGACCGCAACGCGGACGGCACGATTTACCAGCGCCCGTTCGGCGGCCACACCGCGAACTACGGCGAAAAGCCGGTGCAACGCGCTTGCGCGGCGGCTGACCGTACCGGTCACGCGCTGCTGCACACGTTGTACCAGCAAAACGTGGAAGCCAAGACGCAGTTCTTCGTCGAATGGATGGCGCTGGATCTGATCCGCGACGCCGAAGGCGACGTGCTCGGCGTGACCGCGCTGGAAATGGAAACCGGCGACGTCTACATCCTCGAAGGCAAGACCACGCTGTTCGCCACGGGAGGCGCGGGCCGGATCTTCGCGGCATCGACCAACGCGTTCATCAACACCGGCGACGGCCTGGGCATGGCGGCGCGTTCGGGTATCGCGCTGCAAGACATGGAATTCTGGCAATTCCACCCGACCGGCGTGGCCGGCGCGGGCGTGCTGATTACCGAAGGCGTGCGCGGCGAAGGCGGCATTCTGCGTAACTCGAACGGCGAGCGTTTCATGGAACGCTACGCGCCTACCTTGAAGGATCTGGCGCCGCGCGACTTCGTTTCGCGTTCGATGGATCAGGAAATCAAGGAAGGCCGCGGCGTGGGTCCGAACAAGGATCACGTGCTGCTCGACCTGTCGCACATCGGCGCCGAGACGATCTTGAAGCGTCTGCCGTCGATCCGCGAAATCGCCATGAAGTTTGCGAACGTCGACTGCATTAAAGAGCCGATTCCGGTTGTGCCGACCATCCACTATCAGATGGGCGGTATTCCGACGAACATCAACGGCCAGGTCGTCGGTACGTCCACGGGGCATGAAGAAGTCGTCAACGGTTTCTACGCAGTGGGCGAATGCTCGTGCGTGTCGGTGCACGGTGCGAACCGTCTCGGCACGAACTCGCTGCTCGACCTGGTGGTGTTCGGCCGCGCGGCCGGCAACCACATCGTCAAGCACGTAAGGGAAATCAAGGAGCACAAGCCGCTGCCGGCCGACGCCGCTGATTTCGCACTGTCGCGTCTGGCGAAGCTCGATAGCTCGTCCTCGGGCGAGTACGCGCAATCGGTCGCGAACGACATTCGCGGCACGATGCAGGCTCATGCCGGCGTGTTCCGCACGTCGAAGCTGCTGGCTGAAGGTGTCGAGCGCATCCGCGAAGTGGCTGACCGTGTCGACAGCATCCATTTGAAGGACAAGTCGAAGGTGTTCAACACGGCGCGTATCGAAGCGCTGGAAGTGGCGAACCTGATCGAAGTGGCACGCGCCACGATGGTTTCCGCCGAAGCGCGTAAGGAAAGCCGTGGCGCGCACGCGCAAAACGACTTCGAACATCGCGACGACGAAAACTGGCTGCGCCATACGCTGTGGTTCAGCGAAGGCGATCGCCTCGACTACAAGCCGGTTCACATGCAACCGCTGACGGTCGAATCGGTTCCGCCGAAAGCGCGGACCTTCTAA
- the leuD gene encoding 3-isopropylmalate dehydratase small subunit, which yields MDKFIVHTGVVAPLDRENVDTDAIIPKQFLKSIKRTGFGPNAFDEWRYLDHGEPGQDNSKRPLNPDFVLNQPRYQGASVLLARKNFGCGSSREHAPWALEQYGFRALIAPSFADIFYNNCFKNGVLPIVLTEQQVDHLFNETYAFNGFKLTVDLEAQVVRTSDGGTEYPFEVAAFRKYCLLNGFDDIGLTLRHADKIRQFEAERITKQPWLNHRIVG from the coding sequence ATGGATAAATTCATCGTACACACCGGCGTCGTGGCGCCGCTCGATCGCGAGAACGTCGACACGGACGCGATCATTCCGAAGCAATTTCTGAAGTCGATCAAGCGCACGGGTTTCGGTCCGAACGCGTTCGACGAATGGCGCTACCTCGACCACGGCGAGCCGGGTCAGGACAATTCGAAGCGTCCGCTGAATCCGGATTTCGTGCTGAACCAGCCGCGTTATCAGGGCGCTTCGGTGCTGCTCGCGCGCAAGAACTTCGGCTGCGGCAGCTCGCGTGAGCACGCGCCGTGGGCACTGGAGCAATACGGCTTTCGCGCGCTGATCGCGCCGAGTTTCGCCGACATTTTCTATAACAACTGCTTCAAGAACGGCGTGTTGCCGATCGTGCTGACCGAACAGCAGGTCGATCACCTGTTCAACGAAACGTATGCGTTCAACGGTTTCAAGCTGACCGTGGATCTCGAGGCGCAAGTCGTACGCACGTCGGACGGCGGCACCGAATATCCGTTCGAAGTCGCGGCGTTCCGCAAGTACTGCCTGCTGAACGGTTTCGACGACATCGGTCTCACGCTGCGCCACGCGGACAAGATTCGCCAGTTCGAAGCGGAGCGTATTACGAAGCAGCCTTGGCTGAATCACCGCATCGTCGGTTAA
- a CDS encoding succinate dehydrogenase iron-sulfur subunit, with protein sequence MAKRTFEIYRYDPDKDAAPRMQTYEIEIDSHERMLLDALLKLKAVDETLSFRRSCREGVCGSDAMNINGKNGLACLQNMNDLPQKIVLRPLPGLPVIRDLIVDMTQFFNQYHSIKPFLINDTPPPEKERLQSPEERDELDGLYECILCASCSTSCPSFWWNPDKFVGPAGLLQAYRFIADSRDEATAERLDNLEDPYRLFRCHTIMNCVDVCPKGLNPTKAIGKIKELMVRRTV encoded by the coding sequence ATGGCAAAGCGTACATTTGAAATTTACCGCTACGACCCGGACAAGGACGCAGCGCCGCGCATGCAAACGTACGAGATCGAGATCGATTCGCACGAACGCATGCTGCTCGACGCGCTGCTGAAGTTGAAAGCAGTCGACGAGACTCTTTCGTTCCGCCGTTCATGCCGCGAAGGCGTGTGCGGTTCGGACGCCATGAACATCAATGGCAAGAATGGTCTGGCCTGTCTGCAGAACATGAATGACCTGCCGCAGAAGATCGTGTTGCGTCCGCTGCCGGGACTGCCGGTCATTCGCGACCTGATCGTCGACATGACGCAGTTCTTCAACCAGTATCACTCGATCAAGCCGTTCCTGATCAACGATACGCCGCCGCCCGAAAAGGAACGTCTGCAGTCGCCGGAAGAACGCGACGAGCTCGACGGCCTGTACGAATGTATTCTGTGCGCTAGCTGCTCGACTTCGTGCCCGAGCTTCTGGTGGAATCCGGACAAGTTCGTCGGCCCAGCTGGCCTGCTGCAAGCCTACCGTTTCATCGCGGACAGCCGCGACGAAGCGACGGCCGAACGACTCGACAACCTGGAAGATCCGTACCGTCTGTTCCGTTGCCATACCATCATGAATTGCGTCGACGTTTGCCCGAAGGGCCTGAACCCGACCAAGGCGATTGGCAAGATCAAGGAATTGATGGTCCGTCGCACCGTTTGA
- a CDS encoding entericidin A/B family lipoprotein has protein sequence MMKNMSRTTLLRRFALGTLAGLLLGLAGCNTVHGFGEDMSHLGNSISNHADK, from the coding sequence ATGATGAAGAACATGAGTCGCACCACTCTATTGCGCCGCTTCGCGCTCGGTACTCTGGCTGGGCTGTTGCTTGGTCTGGCCGGTTGCAACACGGTGCACGGATTCGGCGAGGACATGTCACACCTCGGCAATTCGATCAGCAACCACGCTGATAAATAA